acgtcttgctcttaaactcaagaaaaacttTTAGGACCCAATAAACAAAGAGCGTTTTTAGCAGCTCTCACTGTGAACTtcgacagctgcatggtcgtatcccaaaacactgtaaaaaaccttggcgttacccttgaccctgacctctcctttgaagaaacatataaaatatgtctcaagaattgcttattttcatcttcgaaacatcgcaaaaatttgaaactttctatcaaaaactgatgcagaaaaattaatccatgtttcgttacttctagactagattactgcaatgctcttctttctggctaccctgacaaatcaataaataaacttcaattagtgctgcacacggttgctagaatcctaactagaacaaaaaaatatgaacacattactctttgtcctagcgtccttacattggctgcctgttagggttagggctgattttaaggttttactgttaacctataaatcaatacatggacttgctcctacttaccttgctgaaatgatccagctatacatacctacacgtaacctacgatcgcaagatgcaggccttttaattgtaccagaatttctaaacaaacagccggaggcagggccttttctgatagtgctccactactgtggaatgatctgccaattaaggttagaaatgcaaactttcaagtgtctactaaaaactcatctctacagcacggtttataattaggtgtagcctggcccgggggcgttaagatgaccagtaggcttgatactgtccacccttgctgtcttgccaggtgggctctcatcgccactgggatgccctccctccagtgCCTTtggggggaagagtcactggcttgtttttctctctgttgcgcacttgtgcaactGGGCTGTActttgctggcaatactctgccctgatTCAGGGTGGTtgaggttggtgggtgtccctttggttgatgcctggcaatgtgggtggattgatatcctgcctgttgggccatgtccggggcctcccccgggtagggccacagtgtcgccggacccccccgtctcagttcctaggtcttatgctgctatactattgtgctgggggattgggtcagttctccttccccacaaagttctccttctccactataaatcattaTTGATAcgatgaatgcattttcagaattttcctaGTATTCTCcttttttaaactttaggaggacatgaggtcctggtccacacctgcggattacctggtttggggggcccgttgctgtccctgtccttgtccatctggtcatacttctgacctagtctaattttaaatagactctggatttagcccagataaatgtattaattattccaattggactcttaatatctcaccaggcacagccagaagaggactggtcacccctctgagcctgggtcctaaaattcggccttcttagggagtttttcctagccactgaaattcaacactactgttctttgctccttggggtttaaggctgggtgtctctgtaaaagcactttgtgacaaatgttgttgtaaaaagggctttataaatacatttgattgattgattgagcacAATTTGATGATACATGAAAAataatgagctgcatggtcgagttgctagaaagaagcctttactgtgccaatgccacaaaaaagcctggttataagatgcccgacaacaccttgacatgcctcagcttctggcacacagtaatttggagtgacgagacgaAAATAGAGCTTTACAGTCACACGCTTGCCAGCACGCTTGCCAGCACGCTTGCGCTATGTTTAGAGAGGGGTCTACAAGGCCTATAGTCaacagaacaccatccccactgtgaagcatggtggtgactcactgatgttttgggggtgtgtaagCTCTAAAgtcacagggaatcttgtgaaaatgtatggcaagatgaatgcagcatttctAGCTCAACTGTTATCAACACAATAGCTTTCCTGCTATCAACACAATAATGACACAGCAGTAGCATCAAGGCCAGCAAGCTTGAATTATTCATTCTAAAAAGCGGTGTTCCCAGCATAGCCTGGGATTGGGGAAGTCGTGTTTGACCAGTGTGTCTAGCTAGGCCTGTGTCTGACTGCAGGGTTAAGAAGTCAGACGTTGGAAGATAACGATCAGATTAAGGGCAATCTGACACAAGGATTTTGGTCTGGTGAGAGATTGTCTGAGCAGGACTGGCCCCCGGCGGGTCAGCCAGGGTTTAACCCTGTAATTGCTACTGAAAGGCATTCTGTCTTTGTATGAGTGATCGCTAATCAGAAGAACTAAATAGGAGGATTCAGTGTGACTTTCCCCCATTCAGAATGGTGATTGTCTGGCCATACCATGTTGTTTTCCCCTGGGGAGAGTGATGAATAACGGTAGAAGGATGAGAAACGGACAGATTGAGGATCAGTATTTTGACCAGCTTTATTTAAAAGCAGTGCTCTGCATTTAACATAGTACCCAGGTTCAATGTCGGGTCAACACGACTGTTACCCAGGTTCAATGTCGGGTCAACACGACTGTTACCCAGGTTCAATGTGAGGTCAGCGTCACTGTTCCCAAGTCATGCTGAGACAGTCTACCaatgtgtgttttcactgtGCATTGATTGTGAAGTTTTCACAAACTATTCGGATAGGGAATATAGAAATGAACTTGAGTAGTGTCcataacaacagaaaatatgaaataatcaaataacatttattttaaaacgaACTaatattttaatggaattacaaGACAATATCCATGATTGATTTTGCTTATGAGAATTTCATTACATCCAAGATATGGTTCAAGGAAAGTTTCTTCAAAGAGAGCGGTTTCTTTGTAGTGTGTTCAAACCCAGTTAGATCTCACATGCCTATAATGGTACAGTAGTTCATAGGACTTTCCCCACCACTTCACCATCCAACAACTGAAGCACATTTCTGGAATCTCAATGGAGCTTTTAAAGTTTTACTTGAAGTTCATGTTTAATAGACTGAAGCCACTAGTAAGGGACATACCTAAAGTCTGAATacccacaatatttttttatcaccaTCGCTTTAACTGTTGGTCTGCATTTCCTGATTCCATTTACCGTGGGTATAAAGTGTCTATACAcctctgtgaaaatgccaggtttttgtgatgtaaaaaaatgagacaaagataaatcatgtcagaactttttccatttttaatgtgacctataatgtgaacaattcaattgaaaaacaaactcttcgaaggggaaaaatgaaaaaaattaaaacgtacaataataacctggttgcataagtgtgcacaccctcttataactggggatgtggctgtgttcagaattaaccaatcaaattcaaactcatgttaaatagaagtcattatacacctgccataaattaaagtgactctgattaatcacaaataaagttcagctgttctaggattttcctgacattttcttagttggcatctcagagaaaaagccatggtccgcagagagcttccacatcatcagaggaatctcattgttgaaagatatcagtcaggagaagggtacaaaagaatttccaaagcattagatataccatggaacacagtgaagacagtcatcatcaagtggagaaaatatggcacaacagagacattaccaagaactggacgtccctccaaaattgatgaaaagacgagaagaaaactggtcagggaggcatccaagaggcctatagcaacattaaaggaactgcaggaatctctggcaagtactggctgtgtgctacatgtgacaacaatctcccatattcttcatatgaatgggctatggggtagggtggcaagatggaagccttttcttacaaagaaatacatccaagccaggctgaagtttgcaaaaacaaacatcaagtcccccaaaagcgtgtgggaaaatgtgctatggtctgatgaaaccaaggttgaacttggccataattccaaaatgtatgtttggcgcaaaaacaacactgcacatcacccaaagaacaccatacccacagtgaagcatggtggtggcagcatcatgctttggggctgtttttcttcagctggaactggggccttaatcagggtggagggaattatgaacagttccaaataccaggtaattttggcataaaaccttcaggtgtccgttagaaagatgaagaggaacttcacttttcagcacgacaacgactcaaagcacacatccaaatccacaaaagcatgacttcaccagaagaagattaatgttttggaatggcccagccagagcccagacctgaatccaattgaacatctgtgaagtgATCTGAatagggctgtgcacaggagatgtcctcgcaatctgacagatttggagcgattttgcaaagaagagtgggcaaatatttccacgttgtgccatgctaatagactcctacccaaaaagactcagtgctgtaataaaatcaaaaggtgcttcaacaaagtattagtttaagggtgtgcacacttatgcaaccaggttattgtgatttttttatttttaattgttccccctcaaaaaaaaatctattgaattgttcacgttataggtcccattaaaggtggaaaaagttctgacctgatttatctttgtctaattcttttacatcacaaaaacctggcattttcacaggggtgtgtatactttttatatccactttatatCTGGGCTCTGTCTGCTCCAATCTCCTTATAATgttaacaaacaaaatatttgttataaGTCCCTCCAGACATCATGGATTCTACTGTTGGAGATCATCAGGAACCATCACATGTGGCTCACACAATGTCTAGAAGGAATGGTGCTATGTCAAAATGGCATAGCACATTTAGAAAACCATGACCCatttcctaaccttaaccaaaatATCCCACCCTGTACTGTAGGTCAATTCTCCTAACCTGATAAAAAGTCCATTCTGACATTAGGGGCATCATCTTATCAAAACATGTTTAGAGGTCTACGTCTGAACTATGATTATGTTACACGGGGAAGATTTAAACAATGGTAACTAAGTCTGCAATTAGAAAAATATTCAGAATTCAAAAATTTGACCCATCCCTAAAATATAACTCCAAGCCATCTAAATGGTCATATGGAGTGATTTGTCTGTTGGCACTAATGTAATTCCAAAAGGTTGATCAATCTCAAATCCTTCACCCCGGaaaaactttttaaaaatgtcttgGAATTTGTTTCACTGATGCTATATGAAATATCAGTTATCACGGTCAAAAAGCAGAATGACAATGACAAGAAAATATCTGTTTTATCAGATgaaaggcaaaacacatttatttagtcAAAGTCCAGATTGAATATGCTTACAGCATCTTGTCTGGGACTATGTCCAAGATCAGTGAGTTGTGAACATATTCCAGTCACAGAACAGCTCTGCATTTTACCTGTAACACAGCATGTTAGACGCTAATCTTGAGATATCTTGCAtccaatcaaatgtaatgttgCAGAATATTGCAATCCTGATCATACCTGTGATCATAATCCAGATCATCCAGATACTATAATACCTGTGATCATAATCCAGATCATCCAGTTACTATAATAACCGTGATCATAATCTAGATCATCCAGATCATCTAGATACTATAATACCTGTGATCATAATCCAGATCATCCACTTACTACAGTATAATACCTGTGATCATAATCCAGATCATCCAGTAACTATAATACCTGTGATCATAATCCAGATCATCCAGTAACTATAATACCTGTGATCATAATCCAGATCATCCAGTTATCAGTTATCATAAGTGGAAGCCCTCTGTGTTTCCGGTGACAAGGACTATAAAATATATGCAGGCATTCTTGTCTTTAACGTGAACACAATTGTAACAGAATGATATGTGGGAGAACAGGGAAGAAGTGGTTATGTTTGCATAGCCATAAACTAAGGAAGGACAGACAgattaaacaaacacaaacaaaagatATACCCAGACAGTAAGTATATCTGTCTACAGCTCTGGTATAAACAGAATCAGTCAGTCTGTTCATCTGCAGAGCTAACACGGGCAAGTAGTAAAATAGCAAAATTGTGGCTCAGTGTGAAATAACTTTGGATCGTTGCTACATCTTTTCTGGAGTGAGTTTTAACAGTCAGACTTCTAAGTACCTTGTCAaaactattttacaaaataccaAATTCCTTTTCCCTATTCCCCCACCACTGAACCCACCCAAGAAAAATATATGTGTCCTTTGGATTAAGAGTAGATCTGAAGTGGGATTACTGCATATGTGTTTCGGTTAAGGGGTTTCTCAGCTCAAGCATTCAGACATGAGTAGTCAGTCAGTAGCCAGGAATGGAATAGAAATAGCTTAACAGTTTCCACAGGGTTAATTTATCTTCGTAATGGAGCAATCTGTACGCCTGTTTCTCTGTCCGTAGTCCTCCGCTTGCATTTGTTTGTTACCTGAAGGCGTAGGGTCTTGGCAAATGTAAGGTTTGTGATGTGTTTGAACTGTTCGGCCTAACATGTtagttgtactttttttttgttgtacttCTTCCTAGAGCTCCTactcaacaaaaataaaaggtacTGATTGCATCTACAGATGAAACAATACTGTCTCAGCAGACTCCATCCCAGAGGAAAGGAAGGATAGGGAGGTAGAAATCACATGACACGAGAAAGCATTCATTGACAAACAGGGGGTCTTACACAAGTAAGAACCAGCACAAGTAGTAACATGGGGCATTCAAACAGtcagataaataaatacagacaaTTCATCCATACACATACaggtatataataataataaagatacagtagttataaaatacaaatgcatacaTGTACAAATGCATAGACCAGATGAGTCCATCAGAAGGCCTAGCAAACAGGGCAGTCAGTATGGGTGGATTAGGCTCCTCTCATCATTTAGGCAtatgttaggtgtgtgtgtgttaggtgtggtttgtgtattcagtgtgtgtgtagtgtgtatgtattcaatgtgtttggtgtgtgtgtgtgtgcatggcacTTACTGTACAAGTGTGAATGTGCTGCACTGTACTCCCACTGTGCTAAAGAATCACATCTATGTCTTATCTACAGCCCTTCatcttctcctttctctcagTCTTTCCTCATCTTCCCTCAGTCCTGGTGGCAAGGAGGGGTTTGAAAGTTCAGAGGTCAAAAGTTCAGAGGAGTGTGACCCGGCGGGGTGTCTGGCGAGCGTGTCCTGAACAGCTGTGTGAGCGCAAAGACGGAAGAGATGAGCACCGTGCAGCGTTTGGCAAGCAGtctcaccccctccccctccccaccaccagACCCGGCCCCAGCTGTCTCCACGGCCCCCACAAATTCCTGGTACAGCCCTACGATCTCCTTCAGCTTCTCCAGAGCCTCCTCCTGGCCgccgtcgtcgtcgtcgtcgtcatcGCTGCTCCGGGGCTGGTCCTCGCCGTGGCAGACGTCACACCCGGGGCAGCGCTGCGTTCTCAGGCAGGCTGCGGAGAGCTGGACCAGGGCGCTGAAGCTGTTGGACAGGGAACGGAGGGCCTCTTCCGGGGCCCAGCCCACCCGGGTGGCTCGCTGGCACCCTGTGGCCAACCGCCGAGCCTCCGTCTGGAGTAGACTCCTCTCGGGCTCCGTCATGGGGGGGCGACTTGCACATCCAGAGCACGGCGCCGGACCCTCTTGGGTTGGGTTGGATCCCTGTTCTCGGCCCTCATCCGGGTCCATTTTGGTGGGTTCCGATGACGGCGCGGGCGCAGCCGTGCCTCTCTCCAGGACCTGTAGGAGCTGACTGATGTCCTGCCTCAGTGAGACAAAGCCCCCCTTAAGGCCCCCGTGGCGCCTGTTGGTGAGAGAACGCAGGGAGCCAATAGGGGGCGTTGGGGATACGGGGCGGGACAGGAGGGGGCTGAGCTCTGACGAGGTGGTGGACAGGGCGGAGAGAGGACGAGGGGTGTCCCTCAGCAGGGACAGGATGttgggggaggggacagggacAGGCGAGGTGGGAGAGGGCAGGGGTGTCGAGCGGGCTGGTTTGGGGCGCGTGCGCTTGGAGAATTCGTAAATGGTGAGCTCCTCGTCGAAACCGCAGCCGTCCTCCGCGTCCCCGCTGAAGCAGTTGGCGTAGACGGTGTGGCAGCCACAGGCCTCCCGATGGTCTGGGGGAGGGGTGTGGTCCGCCGAGTCACCCTCCAGGGGCGGGCCTGAACCGCCCCCTAAACCCACGTCTGAGTGGGGTCTGGACTGGGGCTGCTCTGACCTGCAGGAACCCAGGAACCCGTGGGGCTCGGAAACATACGCACCGTTCTCACTCAGGGTCAGGTTGGAGTGTGACTCGTTGACGCCATTGGCCTCTTTCGCCCGTGGGGTCACTTCCTTGAACTCTTTGATAGTTGCTATGACCACCTCTGCTCCATCCTCCATCACATCCTTCTTTCCTTTGCCACCCGCAGTCTCACCCACTGTTGCCTTGGCAGTGACCTTGCCGACCTCAGAGGCTCCACTGACCGACAGACCAGAGCCGTACCCGGATGTGATGTCTTCGTTGACGGAGCTGGTGGAGGGGTAGTCCAGGGTGCCCAGGATCTCCTGGGAACGGGTCATGTACCAAGGAAGGACCTGGATCCTCCCTCTCAAGGCCGAGGTGGGCAGACGTCCCCCCAGGCTGGACGAGCTGACCCTCAGGTCCGAACCTGACCCTGACCTCACTGTGCCCTCTGGGCCTCCCACCCCCCCTTTAGAGGAGGAGCCGGTAAGGGAGGTGTTCAGGCTCAGAGGGGCGTCCTTGTTTTTGGGCGACAGGTTCTCATGACTCAGAGAGACCCTCCTCCCTGTCTGAACGCTCCCGTTGCGACTACCCCAAGGGTGGAGACCGTTCGGCGGGGAGACCCCCTCCTTCTCCATCGGTGAGGCCGGTTTGGGGAGGActgagagggggtggagagaaggaggggagggTTTCGGAGAGAGTGGCGGAAGGGTAGAAAGGCTCAACCTGATCTCGTCTCCTGAGGACGAACGTGGAATGGGGGACAAGCTTGGCGGCTTTCTCGGGGGGTCCACCCCAACACCGTTTCTGACCTCCCCCTTAAACAGGGAAACGCCGTTTGTTTTAGCTTCTACATTGGCCGTGTTCTTGTCAGTAGATACCGGAACACGGTTCTTAGTAAGCATCTGATGAGTCCCGTTCTCTATCTTAGGACTGTTCTCTTGCTTAGAACTGTTGTCTATCTTTGAGCCGTTGTCTTGTCTGAGTCCGTTCTCCAGAGCCTGTTGACTGGCAGGGGGTGGCTGGATCTTCCGTACGGCCGTgatgaggggggaggagagtggaggcCCCCCTGCCCCTGAGGTGACTGATTTAAACTCCATGGTGTCTGGCTCCATGGTGTCTATCTCCAGGAGGCCTGTGTGGCCTCCACCAGCATCCCCATTACAGTGGGAGTATGGACCCCCACGCTGGGGAGACTTCTGTGGGCCTATCTGGGGCTTGGGGGCTAGTTCTGGTTTGGGGGGTAACTGGGGTTTAGGGGCCAACGGTGGGGGCTTGGCCTTAGCATGGACGTTCTGAACGGCAATCTGGTCTGAGCGGGGCTCCTGTTGACTCTTGTGTCCAGGGGACGAGTGCTTCTTCTTCTGGGGTGAGGGAGGTTCCCTCTCTGGTACCGCCGGCAGTTCATTCCCCGTTGCGCTCCAGAGTTTACTGTGTCTTTTATGGTCATACACTTCCAAACTGTTTTCTGtgagtaagagagagacagtaagaATGAGCCCTGGGACGGggtaaaatgttttgagttCTACGTTTATTCACATTCATTTGTGCCAAGAGAGGAAGGAGCAACAGCACCACTATCTTGCTGTCTCCTGAACCTTTCTGATGACAGTGGATCACCTTTTTAAGGCGCCTCTGCAatgtcattcatttcaatgGCAGAGTTGCACCACTAGAGGCCAAAAAGAGTTGGATTTACtactaaaatacaaaaatatatcacCTCGGTAACATACTTTGAAATAAGGACCAGAAGACAACATTTCGCTCTAAAAAAGCCTAAAACGTGCACACTTCTTTTTAAACGGTGACCCTGCCAGTGAAGAAGTATTGTCAACAACACACCTGTGCCATCTGGAGGGACTGGTGGGGTGAACCTCTCCTGGGCATCGAAAAACTCATCTTCAGACTCCGAGGCACTCTCCCTAGTGTTAGGAGGGCGAGGGTTAGGAGACGGCGTTAGGTAAGGCCCAGAATCTCCAGAGTGAGTAGATAGACGTTCCTCGCTTTTGTAGGCGGGGCTACTCGCCACCCTCATCTCACAGGACGCGTGTTTGGGTTTCCTGGGGATATTTAACTTGTTGTTGTAGGTCGTTTTGGTAGACTGGGCGTAGATCTTGTCAATGAGGCGCAGGTCTATCTGACTGGGTATCTTGGAGAGACGCCGCAGTTCCTCATCATCGTCAACTTCCTCCGTCTCCTCCTCGTCGCTGGTGGCCTCGGGCGGGCTGGGGAGGTAGCTCCCCTGGGAGAGCTCGGCAAAGCACAGGCACGAGCTATCGTTGCTACGGTAACTGAGGTTGGTGGGGCGCATGGGTGCGGAGGCCGTGGTCCCAGCGCCACCCTCTCTATTGCGCTGCGGAGACGGAGCTGTGACCTCCAGGAGGAATGGGCAGTGGACATCCAGGGTGGTGGTCCCCTGAGTCGGGCGTTGGGGGCGAAGAGAGGGGCAGTCCTCAGGCAGGGCTTCCCCGAGTGAGGTGGCCTTTGTTGGGTCCGATCCCCTGGCTGCGGTGCCGCTCTCCTCCACGGCAGCACTGAGAGAGCCACTGGACAGGCTGGAGAAGCTACTGTTGACCCGTGCGTCTGTGTGGTACCAGTTAGTGCTCAGCATGACCTCCTGTTCCGCTGTTTCCACGTTGGCTTTACTTCCTAGGAtccttcctcttccttctcttcGGTCCCCCTCCTCCACTTCTATGTCCTTCTCTGACGTCACAATGATCTGCACCTCCTTTTTCTCCTGGTCCTCTTTCTCGGCTCTGCCTTTCTTTCCTTCcgctcctctctgctcctcctcttctccccaaCCCTGCCTGTCTTTGCTGGCGGGAGCATGGCGTTTGCGGGTGTGCACTAGCGGACGCTCGGCTGGGTAGTCCTCCTCCGAGGAATCGTCCGAGTCACTACAGCAGCGGGACACGTAGCCTGGGGATGAGAAAACGACAAGCACGTTCTCAGTTACATAAGACTGAAAGTATCAAACAATACACTTACATCTCGACCAACATACCAGCATATTTCCAGAAATGTTATGGttccaaaaaaaggaaaaatgatAGTTAAACACTTATGCTCACTTGTCAGGGATTCATAGCAAACTCCCTCTATAACGGTGAACCTCCcttcacacacaccttcctca
The window above is part of the Esox lucius isolate fEsoLuc1 chromosome 4, fEsoLuc1.pri, whole genome shotgun sequence genome. Proteins encoded here:
- the frmpd1b gene encoding FERM and PDZ domain-containing protein 1 isoform X2 — protein: MEEKERSRSRSLSRSRVQQVVGTLIRRTRESLSRERILGDGRSNRSGSVSSQNFPVRLTVQVVRDPVLDSSGHGFTLSKQHPLLVRDVATGGPADGVLYPGDQVLQVNDLVVDDLSYEQLADITSDLDDSVTMTILRHMTGPKSSIMSAEKRARLRSNPIKVRFAEEVVVNGHTQGNSLLFLPNVLKVYLENGQTKAFKFDGTTTIKDIILTLKDKLSIRCIEYFALVLEQQYSITKLLLLHDDELIQKVVQKKEHSSHDYRCLFRVCFIPRDPLELLQEDPTAFEYLFLQSVGDVLRERFAVEMKCNTALRLAALHMHERLDSIGSTRTSIKSITKEFGLDSFISPTLLSNMREKDLRKAISYHLKKIQSLLEPRQKVIPATQARLAYLTQLGELISYGGRSYTATMMLQDREALVSLLVGARYGLSQVVNHKLNVVSTLVDFSSISRVELLSESDRVSLLRISLHDIKPFALLMDSLAAKDLACLLGGYCKLLVDPNVCVFRLGRPKVQVHRIPAEEGYVSRCCSDSDDSSEEDYPAERPLVHTRKRHAPASKDRQGWGEEEEQRGAEGKKGRAEKEDQEKKEVQIIVTSEKDIEVEEGDRREGRGRILGSKANVETAEQEVMLSTNWYHTDARVNSSFSSLSSGSLSAAVEESGTAARGSDPTKATSLGEALPEDCPSLRPQRPTQGTTTLDVHCPFLLEVTAPSPQRNREGGAGTTASAPMRPTNLSYRSNDSSCLCFAELSQGSYLPSPPEATSDEEETEEVDDDEELRRLSKIPSQIDLRLIDKIYAQSTKTTYNNKLNIPRKPKHASCEMRVASSPAYKSEERLSTHSGDSGPYLTPSPNPRPPNTRESASESEDEFFDAQERFTPPVPPDGTENSLEVYDHKRHSKLWSATGNELPAVPEREPPSPQKKKHSSPGHKSQQEPRSDQIAVQNVHAKAKPPPLAPKPQLPPKPELAPKPQIGPQKSPQRGGPYSHCNGDAGGGHTGLLEIDTMEPDTMEFKSVTSGAGGPPLSSPLITAVRKIQPPPASQQALENGLRQDNGSKIDNSSKQENSPKIENGTHQMLTKNRVPVSTDKNTANVEAKTNGVSLFKGEVRNGVGVDPPRKPPSLSPIPRSSSGDEIRLSLSTLPPLSPKPSPPSLHPLSVLPKPASPMEKEGVSPPNGLHPWGSRNGSVQTGRRVSLSHENLSPKNKDAPLSLNTSLTGSSSKGGVGGPEGTVRSGSGSDLRVSSSSLGGRLPTSALRGRIQVLPWYMTRSQEILGTLDYPSTSSVNEDITSGYGSGLSVSGASEVGKVTAKATVGETAGGKGKKDVMEDGAEVVIATIKEFKEVTPRAKEANGVNESHSNLTLSENGAYVSEPHGFLGSCRSEQPQSRPHSDVGLGGGSGPPLEGDSADHTPPPDHREACGCHTVYANCFSGDAEDGCGFDEELTIYEFSKRTRPKPARSTPLPSPTSPVPVPSPNILSLLRDTPRPLSALSTTSSELSPLLSRPVSPTPPIGSLRSLTNRRHGGLKGGFVSLRQDISQLLQVLERGTAAPAPSSEPTKMDPDEGREQGSNPTQEGPAPCSGCASRPPMTEPERSLLQTEARRLATGCQRATRVGWAPEEALRSLSNSFSALVQLSAACLRTQRCPGCDVCHGEDQPRSSDDDDDDDGGQEEALEKLKEIVGLYQEFVGAVETAGAGSGGGEGEGVRLLAKRCTVLISSVFALTQLFRTRSPDTPPGHTPLNF
- the frmpd1b gene encoding FERM and PDZ domain-containing protein 1 isoform X1, whose product is MEEKERSRSRSLSRSRVQQVVGTLIRRTRESLSRERILGDGRSNRSGSVSSQNFPVRLTVQVVRDPVLDSSGHGFTLSKQHPLLVRDVATGGPADGVLYPGDQVLQVNDLVVDDLSYEQLADITSDLDDSVTMTILRHMTGPKSSIMSAEKRARLRSNPIKVRFAEEVVVNGHTQGNSLLFLPNVLKVYLENGQTKAFKFDGTTTIKDIILTLKDKLSIRCIEYFALVLEQQYSITKLLLLHDDELIQKVVQKKEHSSHDYRCLFRVCFIPRDPLELLQEDPTAFEYLFLQSVGDVLRERFAVEMKCNTALRLAALHMHERLDSIGSTRTSIKSITKEFGLDSFISPTLLSNMREKDLRKAISYHLKKIQSLLEPRQKVIPATQARLAYLTQLGELISYGGRSYTATMMLQDREALVSLLVGARYGLSQVVNHKLNVVSTLVDFSSISRVELLSESDRVSLLRISLHDIKPFALLMDSLAAKDLACLLGGYCKLLVDPNVCVFRLGRPKVQVHRIPAEEGVCEGRFTVIEGVCYESLTSYVSRCCSDSDDSSEEDYPAERPLVHTRKRHAPASKDRQGWGEEEEQRGAEGKKGRAEKEDQEKKEVQIIVTSEKDIEVEEGDRREGRGRILGSKANVETAEQEVMLSTNWYHTDARVNSSFSSLSSGSLSAAVEESGTAARGSDPTKATSLGEALPEDCPSLRPQRPTQGTTTLDVHCPFLLEVTAPSPQRNREGGAGTTASAPMRPTNLSYRSNDSSCLCFAELSQGSYLPSPPEATSDEEETEEVDDDEELRRLSKIPSQIDLRLIDKIYAQSTKTTYNNKLNIPRKPKHASCEMRVASSPAYKSEERLSTHSGDSGPYLTPSPNPRPPNTRESASESEDEFFDAQERFTPPVPPDGTENSLEVYDHKRHSKLWSATGNELPAVPEREPPSPQKKKHSSPGHKSQQEPRSDQIAVQNVHAKAKPPPLAPKPQLPPKPELAPKPQIGPQKSPQRGGPYSHCNGDAGGGHTGLLEIDTMEPDTMEFKSVTSGAGGPPLSSPLITAVRKIQPPPASQQALENGLRQDNGSKIDNSSKQENSPKIENGTHQMLTKNRVPVSTDKNTANVEAKTNGVSLFKGEVRNGVGVDPPRKPPSLSPIPRSSSGDEIRLSLSTLPPLSPKPSPPSLHPLSVLPKPASPMEKEGVSPPNGLHPWGSRNGSVQTGRRVSLSHENLSPKNKDAPLSLNTSLTGSSSKGGVGGPEGTVRSGSGSDLRVSSSSLGGRLPTSALRGRIQVLPWYMTRSQEILGTLDYPSTSSVNEDITSGYGSGLSVSGASEVGKVTAKATVGETAGGKGKKDVMEDGAEVVIATIKEFKEVTPRAKEANGVNESHSNLTLSENGAYVSEPHGFLGSCRSEQPQSRPHSDVGLGGGSGPPLEGDSADHTPPPDHREACGCHTVYANCFSGDAEDGCGFDEELTIYEFSKRTRPKPARSTPLPSPTSPVPVPSPNILSLLRDTPRPLSALSTTSSELSPLLSRPVSPTPPIGSLRSLTNRRHGGLKGGFVSLRQDISQLLQVLERGTAAPAPSSEPTKMDPDEGREQGSNPTQEGPAPCSGCASRPPMTEPERSLLQTEARRLATGCQRATRVGWAPEEALRSLSNSFSALVQLSAACLRTQRCPGCDVCHGEDQPRSSDDDDDDDGGQEEALEKLKEIVGLYQEFVGAVETAGAGSGGGEGEGVRLLAKRCTVLISSVFALTQLFRTRSPDTPPGHTPLNF